Proteins from a single region of Amycolatopsis sp. CA-230715:
- a CDS encoding phospholipase A2, whose amino-acid sequence MFKLRIMGGAVGAVALLALGAGTASADGAEGATPAAATQVAAHGESAPRPVRVYGDGCTRVPDSFGWANFRPACDKHDKCYGKSSHTSRKNCDRALLGNLRKACAKAYSSWNPLRYNCFDVSNVYYVGVRNFGRSHYQGKGDPA is encoded by the coding sequence GTGTTCAAGTTACGGATCATGGGTGGTGCTGTCGGGGCCGTGGCCCTGCTGGCGCTCGGCGCCGGAACAGCATCGGCCGACGGGGCGGAAGGGGCAACCCCGGCTGCGGCGACGCAAGTGGCCGCGCACGGGGAATCCGCGCCGCGACCTGTTCGAGTATATGGCGACGGTTGCACCCGGGTGCCGGATTCCTTTGGCTGGGCCAACTTCCGTCCGGCGTGCGATAAGCACGACAAGTGCTACGGCAAGAGCAGTCATACCTCTCGTAAGAATTGTGACCGCGCCTTGCTCGGCAACCTGAGGAAGGCGTGCGCCAAGGCGTATTCGTCGTGGAACCCGTTGCGGTACAACTGCTTCGATGTTTCGAACGTGTACTACGTCGGAGTTCGCAATTTCGGGCGTTCGCACTATCAGGGCAAAGGCGATCCGGCATGA
- a CDS encoding alpha/beta fold hydrolase has protein sequence MTAVHLTVWDDTGGAGPPVLFVHNIFTWGTDEAYGFAAQRPLADRCRLLVMDRRGYGASPDTDRSDFDVDAADIIGVLEAQAGGAHLVGHGNGGLAALLAAAQRPELVRSLALIQPAAFDVAKTHPAVRAMFERVRASSGAEAPELTPEQFLRAATEGIGLPAPAPTPHRLRAVATSMAERPVWEATVPVPPLASATWPKLVIRGDWENAPELYREYAGEPLRACAHALADAIGARLLTVPGYYPHIEEPLAVNAALRELWG, from the coding sequence ATGACAGCGGTTCACCTGACGGTATGGGACGACACCGGTGGCGCGGGACCCCCGGTGTTGTTCGTGCACAACATCTTCACCTGGGGCACTGACGAGGCTTACGGGTTCGCGGCGCAGCGACCGCTGGCGGATCGGTGCCGCCTGCTGGTGATGGACCGCCGGGGTTACGGCGCCAGCCCGGACACCGACCGCAGCGACTTCGACGTCGACGCGGCCGACATCATCGGCGTTCTCGAGGCGCAGGCGGGTGGCGCGCACCTGGTCGGCCACGGCAACGGGGGACTGGCCGCGCTGCTCGCGGCCGCCCAGCGGCCCGAGCTGGTGCGTTCGCTGGCACTGATCCAGCCCGCGGCCTTCGACGTGGCCAAGACCCACCCCGCGGTCCGGGCGATGTTCGAACGCGTGCGCGCGTCTTCGGGTGCGGAGGCGCCAGAGTTGACACCGGAGCAGTTCCTCCGCGCCGCCACCGAAGGAATCGGCCTGCCCGCACCGGCGCCGACACCGCACCGCCTGCGGGCGGTCGCTACGTCGATGGCGGAGCGGCCGGTGTGGGAAGCGACGGTGCCGGTGCCGCCGCTCGCATCGGCGACCTGGCCGAAGCTCGTGATCCGCGGCGACTGGGAGAACGCGCCCGAACTTTACCGCGAATACGCGGGAGAACCGTTGCGGGCTTGCGCGCACGCCCTCGCCGACGCGATCGGGGCACGGCTGCTGACCGTTCCCGGCTACTACCCGCACATCGAGGAACCCCTCGCCGTCAACGCGGCTCTGCGGGAACTCTGGGGATGA
- a CDS encoding TetR/AcrR family transcriptional regulator produces MTAVDTETSRRQILTAAHELFYAHGIHSVTMRHIRDASNVPLNRLYRTFPSKDDLVAAYLDHRDHLTRDALAATLTAYDTAEEKIIGVFAWMHEAFRQPDFRGCVFTNTYVELGAESPAARIVLRHKAAIRALLTDLARDANAPDPDAVGAQLQLLWDGAIILATMTRDPGHALHARATARAILATIAVGR; encoded by the coding sequence GTGACCGCCGTCGACACCGAAACCAGCCGTCGGCAGATCCTCACCGCAGCTCACGAGCTGTTCTACGCCCATGGCATCCATTCGGTGACCATGCGTCACATCCGTGACGCCTCCAATGTTCCCCTCAATCGGCTGTACCGGACCTTCCCGTCCAAAGACGATCTGGTCGCGGCCTACCTCGATCATCGCGATCACCTCACCCGTGACGCCCTCGCCGCCACCCTGACCGCCTACGACACGGCCGAAGAAAAGATCATCGGAGTCTTCGCCTGGATGCACGAAGCCTTCCGGCAACCGGACTTCCGCGGTTGCGTGTTCACCAACACCTACGTAGAACTCGGTGCGGAGAGCCCGGCCGCGCGGATCGTCCTGCGCCACAAGGCCGCCATCCGCGCCCTCCTCACGGACTTGGCCCGAGACGCGAACGCCCCCGACCCGGACGCCGTGGGTGCCCAGCTTCAGCTCCTTTGGGACGGTGCGATCATCCTCGCCACCATGACCCGCGACCCCGGCCACGCCCTGCACGCCCGAGCCACGGCCCGAGCGATCCTGGCCACCATCGCGGTTGGTCGTTAG
- a CDS encoding PucR family transcriptional regulator yields MKNSALAELVAWLETQLPRLIDDVYAAVCERIDLYRDEKIVPRDDLHRSIAINLRFMMRVLADPDTPPDLAVPNETGIRRAHQGAPLPEVLQVYRIGWAMLWDLLVGHAREHAESSVDALVDAASLLWQVTDDHALKVTEAYRATSRELFAAQQRRRSALAEALFTGDRVFDAGPWEAGKLLGLSLDGQLAVVAAETRGLAEESLNGIERRLAELGIVSAWQLTPTLQAGVVSLRDEQRETLMSVIRDVASARTGVSPLYRSLVDTPRALHLARTALAGLRPGKPDVAAFSSSPLAAFIANDPDEGRRLAENVFSAVLDLPPEEREVLLDTLHGYFASGGSADAAARTLHCHANTVRYRLRRIRELTGRSLTDPGELAELVSAAQALRLNPERGTSRSTADLSHETQERPQRP; encoded by the coding sequence GTGAAGAACTCCGCGCTCGCCGAACTCGTCGCCTGGCTGGAAACCCAGTTGCCCCGGCTGATCGACGACGTCTACGCGGCGGTCTGCGAGCGCATCGACCTGTACCGGGACGAGAAGATCGTGCCGCGCGACGACCTGCACCGGTCGATCGCGATCAACCTGCGGTTCATGATGCGCGTGCTCGCCGACCCAGACACCCCACCCGACCTGGCCGTGCCGAACGAGACGGGCATCCGACGCGCGCACCAGGGAGCGCCGCTGCCGGAGGTGCTGCAGGTCTACCGGATCGGCTGGGCGATGCTGTGGGACCTGCTCGTCGGGCACGCGCGCGAGCACGCCGAGAGCTCGGTCGACGCGCTCGTCGACGCCGCGAGCCTGCTTTGGCAGGTCACCGACGACCACGCGCTGAAGGTCACCGAGGCGTACCGGGCGACGAGCAGGGAACTGTTCGCGGCCCAGCAGCGGCGCCGTTCGGCATTGGCCGAGGCGTTGTTCACCGGTGATCGGGTGTTCGACGCGGGCCCGTGGGAAGCGGGGAAACTGCTCGGGCTTTCCCTCGACGGACAACTGGCCGTGGTGGCGGCGGAAACCCGCGGACTCGCCGAGGAAAGCCTGAACGGTATCGAACGGCGGCTCGCGGAACTGGGGATCGTCTCGGCCTGGCAGCTCACCCCGACCCTGCAGGCGGGTGTGGTGTCGTTGCGGGACGAGCAGCGCGAAACCCTGATGTCGGTGATCCGGGACGTGGCGAGCGCCCGCACCGGGGTGAGCCCGCTGTACCGGTCGCTTGTGGACACCCCGCGCGCCCTGCACCTGGCGCGAACGGCACTCGCCGGACTCCGGCCCGGCAAGCCCGACGTGGCCGCGTTCAGCTCCAGCCCGCTCGCCGCGTTCATCGCCAACGACCCGGACGAAGGACGCCGCTTGGCCGAGAACGTCTTCAGCGCCGTGCTCGATCTGCCACCCGAGGAACGCGAAGTGCTGCTGGACACCCTGCACGGGTATTTCGCTTCCGGCGGATCGGCCGATGCCGCCGCGCGGACCTTGCACTGCCACGCCAACACCGTGCGGTACCGCCTGCGCCGGATCAGGGAGCTCACCGGGAGATCGCTCACCGATCCCGGTGAACTGGCCGAACTGGTATCCGCGGCGCAGGCGCTGCGGCTGAATCCCGAGCGCGGGACTTCGCGTTCGACGGCTGACCTTTCCCACGAGACGCAGGAGCGACCGCAGCGCCCGTGA
- a CDS encoding Na+/H+ antiporter codes for METVLFLVIVATVVATFAKRLSVPAPSLLVVAGVLVGLLPGVPAIEVTPEIISLVVLPPLLFAAGEEVPLRDLRTVWKPVAGLSIGLVLLSAAAVGGVAVMLTSVPVGMAFVLGAILASTDPVAVTALARRLPLPPRVQTLVQAESLFNDATSLLLFRVALSLVVAVGSASWGATLGEFALLAGGGLAVGAVTAFGAYLIRRRTVDPMLETVISLVTPYAGYVLAESVHASGVTAVVVASVGLGSQVGKLTTSRIRLQVGAVYRTVVFLLESVVFGLIGLQLPVLVGRLSGEVGWPFQALALVATLLVVRLLWVFPLSIVFRRGDGEKRPSWRVPVVVSWAGARGVVPLAAALSLPFTTADGSALPARDLVVLLTSAVIVLTLVVQGFTLAPLVTWSGIAVHPDAVQQETTAARADLAKAALARLDQLAETESAPEFLIEQLRGSWQARLDRFEASNGDDPGGMADTASYRRLRRHLLSVESGELARLYEDGAITDGVRRQIQRELDLETTGLGED; via the coding sequence GTGGAAACGGTTCTGTTCCTCGTGATCGTGGCGACCGTGGTGGCCACGTTTGCGAAACGGTTGAGCGTGCCGGCACCCTCGTTGCTCGTCGTGGCCGGAGTGCTCGTCGGGTTGCTGCCCGGGGTTCCCGCGATCGAGGTCACGCCGGAGATCATCAGCCTCGTCGTGCTGCCGCCGCTGCTGTTCGCCGCGGGCGAGGAGGTGCCGCTGCGCGATCTGCGCACGGTCTGGAAGCCGGTGGCGGGACTGTCGATCGGGCTGGTCCTGTTGTCGGCGGCCGCGGTCGGCGGCGTCGCCGTCATGCTGACGTCGGTGCCGGTCGGAATGGCGTTCGTGCTCGGCGCGATCCTGGCCAGCACCGACCCGGTGGCGGTGACCGCGCTGGCGCGGCGGCTGCCGCTGCCGCCCCGCGTGCAAACGCTGGTGCAGGCCGAAAGCCTGTTCAACGACGCCACCAGTCTCCTGCTGTTCCGGGTGGCCTTGTCGCTCGTCGTAGCCGTCGGCTCGGCTTCGTGGGGCGCGACGCTCGGTGAGTTCGCCCTGCTCGCCGGAGGCGGTCTGGCGGTGGGAGCCGTGACCGCGTTCGGTGCCTACCTGATCCGGCGCCGCACCGTGGATCCCATGCTGGAGACGGTGATCTCCCTGGTCACCCCGTACGCGGGTTACGTGCTCGCCGAATCGGTCCACGCCTCGGGGGTGACCGCGGTGGTCGTCGCCAGCGTCGGGCTCGGGTCGCAGGTGGGCAAGCTGACGACGTCGCGCATCCGGTTGCAGGTCGGCGCGGTGTACCGGACCGTGGTGTTCCTCTTGGAGAGCGTGGTGTTCGGGCTCATCGGCTTGCAGCTGCCGGTGCTCGTCGGCCGGTTGTCGGGCGAGGTCGGCTGGCCGTTCCAGGCGCTCGCACTCGTCGCCACGTTGCTCGTGGTCCGCCTGTTGTGGGTGTTCCCGCTGTCGATCGTTTTTCGCCGTGGTGACGGCGAAAAACGTCCGTCCTGGCGCGTTCCGGTCGTGGTCTCGTGGGCGGGCGCTCGTGGTGTGGTCCCGCTCGCCGCGGCGCTGTCGCTGCCCTTCACCACGGCCGACGGATCCGCGCTGCCCGCACGCGATCTGGTCGTGCTGCTCACTTCGGCCGTCATCGTGCTCACCTTGGTGGTGCAGGGTTTCACGCTCGCGCCGCTCGTGACGTGGTCGGGGATCGCGGTCCATCCGGACGCGGTCCAGCAGGAGACGACCGCGGCCAGGGCGGACCTCGCGAAGGCCGCGCTCGCCAGGCTCGATCAGCTCGCCGAGACCGAGTCGGCGCCGGAGTTCTTGATCGAGCAGCTGCGGGGCAGCTGGCAAGCCAGGTTGGACCGCTTCGAAGCGAGCAACGGCGACGATCCCGGCGGCATGGCCGACACGGCGAGCTACCGGCGGCTGCGCAGGCATCTGCTGTCCGTGGAGAGCGGGGAGCTGGCGCGGCTGTACGAGGACGGTGCGATCACCGACGGGGTCCGGCGGCAGATCCAGCGCGAGCTGGATCTGGAAACGACCGGGCTCGGCGAAGACTGA
- a CDS encoding FdhF/YdeP family oxidoreductase, giving the protein MDQRDDEHVADARQPEFRPYQHPAAGWGAAASVTRFLAKERELVAGPRAILKMNHENGGFDCPGCAWPDDTKGLHLDICENGIKHVTWEMTRKRVGREFFAAHTVRELSEWSEFELEDQGRLTEPLRYDAETDRYVPISWPDAFALVGHVLSGLDSPDRAAYYTSGRLGNEATFLYQLMARELGTNNLPDCSNMCHEASGRALQAALGTGKGTVDLKDWELADALFILGVNAASNAPRMLTSLAEAHRRGARIVHLNPLVEAGATRTIIPHDFARMATFRATPTSTLNLQPRIGADLAVLRGMAKALFEWARTDPGAIDTEFVERHTHGFADYRALCEATTWAEIERQAGLSRSEITEAAEVYRGADRCIFSWCLGVTQHEHGVDTVREIVNLLLLRGNLGREGTGPSPVRGHSNVQGNRTCGIDHRPAEEFLDRLGEVCGITPPRRHGMDTVDTIEAMHRGDVTVFVGMGGNFALAAPDTPYTAAALRKCELTVQVSTKLNRSHLVHGRQALILPCLGRTEKDHQRGGLQATSVEDAMSMVHLSVGMKRPASPHLLSEPAIIAGIARAALPDSATPWESYVEDYDRIRDTMADVLDGFEDFNRRVRRPLGFRISQPARELVFHTPSGRAEFSTAALPDVVPEPGTLALGTMRSHDQWNTTIYSDNDRYRGIKNLRTLIFMNPEDMRERGLAEFDDADITSTAKDGSTRSLRRYKAVPYDIPRGCAAGYMPEMNVLCAIGDYSTQSDQPIMKHLKVTVQPSV; this is encoded by the coding sequence ATGGACCAGCGGGACGACGAGCACGTGGCCGATGCGCGGCAGCCGGAGTTCCGGCCCTACCAGCACCCGGCAGCGGGCTGGGGCGCGGCCGCGAGCGTCACGCGGTTCCTGGCGAAGGAACGCGAACTCGTGGCAGGGCCGAGGGCGATCCTGAAGATGAACCACGAGAACGGCGGGTTCGACTGCCCTGGATGCGCTTGGCCGGACGACACCAAGGGCCTGCACCTAGACATCTGCGAGAACGGCATCAAGCACGTCACCTGGGAGATGACGCGCAAACGGGTCGGCAGGGAGTTCTTCGCCGCCCACACCGTGCGAGAGCTGTCCGAGTGGAGCGAATTCGAGCTGGAGGACCAGGGCCGACTGACCGAGCCCCTGCGCTACGACGCGGAAACCGACCGCTACGTCCCGATTTCGTGGCCGGACGCGTTCGCCCTCGTCGGGCATGTCCTCTCCGGGCTCGACAGCCCTGACCGGGCGGCCTACTACACGTCGGGCAGGCTCGGCAACGAAGCGACGTTCCTTTACCAGCTGATGGCTCGTGAGCTGGGCACGAACAACCTTCCCGACTGCTCCAACATGTGCCACGAGGCCAGCGGCCGTGCGCTGCAGGCTGCACTGGGCACCGGGAAGGGCACCGTCGACCTCAAGGACTGGGAGCTCGCCGACGCGTTGTTCATCCTCGGGGTGAACGCCGCGTCCAACGCGCCGAGGATGCTCACGTCGCTGGCCGAGGCCCACCGCCGCGGTGCCCGGATCGTGCACCTCAACCCGCTCGTCGAAGCGGGCGCCACGCGCACGATCATCCCGCACGACTTCGCGCGCATGGCGACCTTCCGCGCGACCCCCACCTCGACCCTCAACTTGCAACCACGCATCGGCGCCGACCTCGCCGTCCTGCGGGGCATGGCCAAAGCCCTGTTCGAATGGGCCCGCACCGATCCCGGCGCGATCGACACCGAGTTCGTCGAACGCCACACCCACGGCTTCGCCGACTACCGCGCGCTCTGCGAAGCGACCACCTGGGCGGAGATCGAACGCCAAGCCGGGCTCAGCCGGTCCGAAATCACCGAAGCCGCCGAGGTCTACCGCGGAGCCGACCGCTGCATTTTCAGCTGGTGCCTCGGCGTCACCCAGCACGAGCACGGGGTCGACACCGTCCGCGAGATCGTGAACCTGTTGCTGTTGCGCGGAAATCTCGGCAGGGAGGGTACCGGGCCCTCCCCCGTCCGCGGGCACAGCAACGTCCAGGGCAACCGGACCTGCGGGATCGACCACCGGCCAGCCGAGGAGTTCCTCGACCGGCTCGGAGAGGTCTGCGGAATCACCCCGCCCCGGCGCCACGGCATGGACACAGTGGACACCATCGAGGCGATGCACCGCGGCGACGTCACGGTGTTCGTCGGCATGGGCGGCAACTTCGCGCTCGCCGCGCCGGACACGCCCTACACCGCGGCCGCGCTGCGCAAGTGCGAGCTGACCGTGCAGGTCAGCACCAAGCTCAACCGCAGCCACCTCGTCCACGGTCGGCAGGCGCTGATCCTGCCGTGCCTCGGCCGCACCGAGAAGGACCACCAGCGCGGCGGCCTGCAGGCCACCTCGGTCGAGGACGCGATGAGCATGGTCCACCTGTCCGTCGGCATGAAGCGGCCCGCATCGCCGCACCTGCTCTCGGAGCCCGCGATCATCGCCGGGATCGCCCGCGCCGCGCTGCCGGACAGTGCCACGCCGTGGGAAAGCTACGTCGAAGACTATGACCGGATCCGCGACACGATGGCCGACGTGCTCGACGGGTTCGAGGACTTCAACCGCAGGGTCCGCCGGCCACTGGGATTCCGGATCAGCCAGCCCGCCCGCGAACTGGTCTTCCACACCCCGTCGGGGCGCGCCGAGTTCTCCACCGCGGCCCTTCCCGACGTCGTCCCCGAACCCGGCACCCTGGCGCTCGGCACCATGCGCTCGCACGACCAGTGGAACACCACGATCTACTCCGACAACGATCGCTACCGGGGCATCAAGAACCTGCGCACCCTGATCTTCATGAACCCCGAGGACATGCGCGAACGCGGCCTCGCCGAGTTCGACGACGCCGACATCACCAGCACGGCGAAAGACGGCAGCACCCGAAGCCTGCGGCGCTACAAGGCCGTCCCCTACGACATCCCCCGCGGCTGCGCGGCGGGCTACATGCCCGAAATGAACGTGCTGTGCGCCATCGGCGACTACAGCACCCAAAGCGACCAGCCGATCATGAAGCACCTCAAGGTCACCGTGCAGCCCTCGGTGTGA
- a CDS encoding ArsR/SmtB family transcription factor, producing MTLRMVFERADLQRVRVAVAPDPMWELVLSLHQVRERRIAHRFAPWQQKVRHRLQHGTQTPRWLSTLFTLVPPEGRFPDFLTPGPLVTDLGAGCEAVTCTPRWHLSSDLAAVFAGRSAPGWVRELATGDRGQLNSVVAAVRHAYDLLVAPSWHAVRDAVAADRVARLRELSGDGVGGLLAGVPGVVGWDGEVLELQYPETRSVQLAGRGLTLVPSYFCTSKPVTLIDPELPPVLVYPATASKDTQQAADEASRRLVPLLGRTRADFLSTLSTPHTTSALAASVSTSIGTASRQATVLREAGLISSERRGGAVLHHLTRLGEAMLRGDLQHW from the coding sequence ATGACATTACGGATGGTTTTCGAGCGCGCAGATCTGCAACGAGTACGGGTGGCCGTCGCACCGGATCCGATGTGGGAGCTGGTGCTCAGCCTGCACCAGGTGCGGGAACGGCGGATCGCGCACCGATTCGCGCCGTGGCAGCAGAAAGTGCGGCATCGGCTCCAGCACGGCACTCAGACGCCACGATGGCTGTCCACCTTGTTCACCCTGGTACCGCCGGAAGGGCGGTTTCCCGACTTCCTGACGCCCGGCCCGTTGGTGACCGACCTCGGTGCCGGTTGCGAAGCGGTGACCTGCACACCGCGCTGGCACCTGTCGTCCGATCTGGCCGCGGTCTTCGCCGGACGGAGCGCTCCCGGCTGGGTGCGGGAGCTGGCCACCGGTGACCGCGGTCAGCTCAATTCCGTTGTGGCCGCGGTGCGCCACGCCTACGACCTGCTGGTCGCGCCGTCGTGGCACGCGGTGCGCGATGCGGTGGCCGCCGACCGGGTCGCCCGGCTACGCGAACTCAGCGGTGACGGGGTGGGCGGCCTGCTGGCGGGTGTGCCAGGGGTGGTCGGCTGGGACGGGGAAGTGCTGGAACTGCAGTACCCGGAAACCAGGAGCGTCCAGCTCGCCGGGCGCGGACTGACGCTGGTGCCCAGTTATTTCTGCACGAGCAAACCGGTCACCTTGATCGACCCCGAGCTGCCGCCGGTGCTGGTCTACCCCGCCACCGCGAGCAAGGACACCCAGCAGGCGGCCGACGAAGCGTCGCGTCGGCTCGTCCCGTTGCTCGGCCGTACCCGTGCCGACTTCCTGTCCACTTTGAGCACGCCGCACACCACCAGCGCGTTGGCCGCCAGCGTCAGCACCTCGATCGGCACAGCTAGCAGGCAGGCCACGGTGCTGCGGGAAGCCGGGTTGATCAGCAGCGAGCGGCGGGGTGGCGCGGTGCTGCACCACCTCACCCGCCTCGGAGAAGCAATGCTCCGAGGCGACCTCCAGCACTGGTGA
- a CDS encoding SRPBCC family protein, translated as MDVTHSTFTLERRYPAPVKRVFEAWALPEARKRWMAQGAEHSQDFVVGGHETAKGFDGEGRPLTYAARYNEIVPDERILLTSTLHTGDVLSTVSVTSVEFHADGAGTRLVLTEHGMYLPGQEQPEWREQGTAQQLDALAAEFEAKGN; from the coding sequence ATGGACGTGACGCACTCGACGTTCACCCTCGAACGCCGCTACCCGGCCCCGGTCAAGCGGGTTTTCGAAGCATGGGCGCTGCCGGAAGCGCGCAAGCGCTGGATGGCACAGGGCGCAGAGCACTCGCAGGACTTCGTGGTCGGCGGTCACGAGACGGCCAAGGGGTTCGACGGCGAGGGGCGTCCGCTGACCTACGCGGCGCGGTACAACGAGATCGTCCCCGACGAGCGAATTCTCCTGACCTCCACGCTGCACACCGGGGACGTGCTGTCGACCGTCTCGGTCACCAGTGTCGAGTTCCACGCGGACGGCGCGGGAACCCGGCTGGTGCTGACCGAGCACGGGATGTACCTGCCGGGACAGGAACAGCCGGAGTGGCGCGAACAGGGAACCGCACAGCAACTCGACGCACTGGCCGCGGAGTTCGAGGCGAAGGGAAACTGA
- a CDS encoding ArsR/SmtB family transcription factor has translation MPNQSGLDPVGRVFQALADPTRRAIVERLVRGPAPVKALAEPLTMSLPAVMQHLQVLERAGVIVSEKVGRVRSCRIEPTALRQAERWLSGQRTEQERQLDRLDDYLKGT, from the coding sequence ATGCCTAACCAATCCGGTCTCGATCCGGTCGGCCGCGTCTTCCAGGCGCTCGCCGACCCGACGCGGCGAGCGATCGTCGAACGGCTGGTGCGCGGCCCGGCGCCCGTAAAGGCACTCGCCGAGCCGCTGACGATGTCCCTGCCCGCGGTGATGCAGCACCTGCAGGTACTGGAGCGGGCGGGGGTCATCGTGAGCGAAAAGGTCGGCAGGGTGCGCAGCTGCCGGATCGAACCGACCGCGCTGCGGCAGGCCGAACGATGGCTCAGCGGCCAACGCACGGAGCAGGAACGGCAACTCGACCGTCTCGACGACTACCTGAAAGGAACATGA
- the speB gene encoding agmatinase codes for MTGPMNELEVARNSWRIELPRENPPSGPIELRRYLVTPAYSGIPTFYGTPLCLDNAALRASKCDVAVVGAPVDLSTGQRGAAYGPRAIRADERYLYSPPELLRNSATRVSPFSTLKVVDYGDAAVDPFSIENSMEPIRGLVREIAELRAMPVVLGGDHTLLWPSAGAVASVYGPQNVAIIHFDAHPDCHRELFGHKVSHTTPIARLIDDGVPGTNIIQVGLRTASGPDDEELRWMRRNGLRSHAMAEIEHVGMSAVVDTVIAEAKANAKHVYISLDIDVLDPAFAPGTGTPESAGLTTRELFMAFRRLCAETDVVGMDVVEVAPHLDPGYTTALNARRVIFEALSGKAQRKIEASGRKVPGPIS; via the coding sequence ATGACGGGCCCGATGAACGAGCTGGAAGTCGCGCGCAACTCGTGGCGGATCGAGTTACCGCGAGAAAACCCGCCGTCCGGCCCGATCGAGTTGCGACGCTACCTGGTCACTCCCGCCTACTCGGGGATCCCCACTTTCTACGGCACCCCGCTGTGCCTGGACAACGCGGCCCTGCGGGCGTCGAAGTGCGACGTCGCGGTCGTCGGCGCCCCGGTCGACCTGTCCACCGGCCAGCGCGGCGCGGCTTACGGCCCGAGGGCGATCAGGGCGGACGAGCGGTACCTGTACAGCCCGCCCGAGCTGCTCCGCAACTCCGCCACCAGGGTCAGCCCGTTCAGCACGCTCAAAGTGGTCGACTACGGTGACGCCGCGGTCGACCCGTTCTCCATCGAGAACTCCATGGAGCCGATCCGGGGCCTGGTCCGCGAAATCGCGGAACTGCGCGCGATGCCGGTGGTACTCGGTGGTGACCACACCCTGCTGTGGCCGAGCGCGGGCGCGGTCGCGAGCGTGTACGGACCGCAGAACGTCGCGATCATCCACTTCGACGCGCATCCCGACTGCCACCGGGAACTGTTCGGGCACAAGGTTTCCCACACCACGCCGATCGCGCGGCTGATCGACGACGGCGTCCCCGGCACGAACATCATCCAGGTCGGCCTGCGCACGGCGAGCGGTCCCGACGACGAGGAGCTACGCTGGATGCGCCGCAACGGGCTGCGGTCGCACGCGATGGCGGAGATCGAGCACGTCGGCATGTCCGCCGTCGTCGACACGGTGATCGCCGAGGCCAAGGCGAACGCCAAGCACGTCTACATCTCCCTCGACATCGACGTGCTCGATCCCGCGTTCGCGCCGGGCACCGGTACGCCGGAATCCGCGGGGCTCACCACCCGCGAGCTGTTCATGGCGTTCCGCAGGCTGTGCGCGGAGACCGATGTCGTCGGCATGGACGTGGTCGAGGTGGCACCGCACCTCGATCCCGGCTACACCACGGCGCTCAACGCCCGCAGGGTGATCTTCGAAGCGCTGAGCGGGAAGGCGCAGCGCAAGATCGAGGCCTCGGGCCGCAAGGTGCCCGGTCCGATCAGCTGA
- a CDS encoding VOC family protein: MAHVEHVLAVVAVRDIEASRAWYSRLFGRGPDNNPMPSLVEWQVTDGGWVQVTEDARRAGHGMLNLAVSDIEEGVRELREMGLETGDLVDVNKGVRLCPITDPDDNRIHLIGDFREKY, from the coding sequence ATGGCTCACGTCGAACACGTGCTGGCAGTCGTCGCGGTACGCGACATCGAAGCGAGCCGAGCTTGGTACAGCAGGCTTTTCGGCCGCGGGCCGGACAACAACCCGATGCCGAGCCTCGTCGAATGGCAGGTCACCGACGGCGGGTGGGTTCAGGTCACCGAGGACGCCAGGCGCGCCGGGCACGGGATGCTCAACCTGGCGGTGTCCGACATCGAGGAGGGTGTTCGCGAACTCCGGGAGATGGGGCTCGAAACGGGCGACCTCGTCGACGTCAACAAGGGCGTGCGGCTGTGCCCGATCACCGACCCCGACGACAACCGGATCCACCTGATCGGCGACTTCCGCGAGAAGTACTGA